A single Symbiobacterium thermophilum IAM 14863 DNA region contains:
- a CDS encoding helix-turn-helix domain-containing protein gives MEIRQMYAAGLSISEIARRTGRDRKTIRKWLRTNAMPKPAKRKRSSMLDQHKAFILEQMQKGVTNASKMLYLLQQRGFKGKIRIVRAFMAPYRPMAKAAATVRFETPPGKQAQVDWADFGYIEVDGRRLKLYCFIMVCV, from the coding sequence TTGGAAATCAGGCAGATGTATGCGGCCGGTTTGTCCATCTCTGAGATCGCCCGCCGCACCGGAAGGGACCGCAAGACCATCCGTAAGTGGCTACGCACAAACGCCATGCCCAAGCCGGCGAAGCGTAAGCGCTCCAGCATGTTAGACCAGCACAAGGCGTTCATTCTGGAGCAGATGCAGAAGGGTGTCACAAACGCATCAAAGATGCTCTATCTACTGCAGCAGCGGGGCTTCAAAGGCAAGATTCGGATTGTCCGGGCATTCATGGCGCCTTATCGGCCCATGGCCAAGGCTGCGGCTACCGTGCGGTTCGAAACACCGCCGGGAAAGCAGGCGCAGGTGGACTGGGCCGACTTTGGGTACATCGAGGTAGACGGTCGCCGGCTCAAGCTCTACTGCTTCATCATGGTTTGTGTTTGA